The genomic interval attatttctttctttctttctttctttctttctttcctgtacataaatgttttttactttaatctttaaaaacttctcaatcacattatttttattgttgttgttgttgttgttcttcttcttattattattcattcattcatcttctaccgcttatccgaactacctcgggtcacggggagactgtgcctatctcaggcgtcattgggcatcaaggcaggtattattattattattattattattattattattaatgttgttgtgtataatttatgtgtttattgtgttcacTCACACTGGCGTAGCAGAAGCAGATAAGTAACAGTGGCAGAACGTAGCCAAACACGAACGTGCACACCACGTAGATCTTCCGGTCCCGCGCGCTCGGCCACAGCTCCCAGCAGTACGTGGCGTTCTCCTCGCGCTTGATGATGTTCTGGTAGTGCGCCACGGGGGCCGCCATGGCCAGTGACAGAGCCCAGATCACAGCGATGGCGCGCACGGCGTGTCGAGCCACGCGCACCCCGGAGCACTTGCGCGAGTGCACGATGGCAACGTAGCGATCCACGGACATGGCGGAAAGCGTAAATATGCTCACGAGCATGGAAACGGTGAAGAAGTAGTGCGTAAACTTGCAAAGAAACGCGCCTAACACCCAGGTGGGCAGCACGTACACGGTGGCCTGGAAGGGCACACAGAAGAGCAGGTAGGACAAGTCGGCCACGCTCAGGTTCAGGATGAAGATGTTAGTGGTGCCGCGCGGCGCACCGGGACGTCTGCGCGCAAGCACCGCGATCACCACTGAGTTACCCAGGACACCCAGCGCAAAGATGAGCGCGAACGCTAGCAGGGCGACAACGTTGTCCGCGCCGATGCCGAGCGCCAGCTTCCCCGGAACCGCCGCCTCCTCTGTTCCGTTCTCACACCATCCAGCAGTGTGGTCGCTCGCACCAGATCTGTTCATCCCTTCCTTTAAGTCCATAAGGTCCACTGTGTCCCAAAAACACTGCATGAAACACGCCggcgtacacacactcacacactctccgtGCGCACTTCCCAAAATGACTCTCGATG from Tachysurus vachellii isolate PV-2020 chromosome 1, HZAU_Pvac_v1, whole genome shotgun sequence carries:
- the LOC132840302 gene encoding galanin receptor type 1-like, whose translation is MQCFWDTVDLMDLKEGMNRSGASDHTAGWCENGTEEAAVPGKLALGIGADNVVALLAFALIFALGVLGNSVVIAVLARRRPGAPRGTTNIFILNLSVADLSYLLFCVPFQATVYVLPTWVLGAFLCKFTHYFFTVSMLVSIFTLSAMSVDRYVAIVHSRKCSGVRVARHAVRAIAVIWALSLAMAAPVAHYQNIIKREENATYCWELWPSARDRKIYVVCTFVFGYVLPLLLICFCYASVLNHLHKKLKNMSKKSEASKRKTAQTVLVVVVVFCLSWLPHHIVHLWVEFGSFPLNQASFMFRVVAHCLAYSNSSVNPIIYAFLSENFRKAYKQVFKCQGNGGSPSNDVKGVRSKAETPPITNCTSV